A genomic window from Ascaphus truei isolate aAscTru1 chromosome 1, aAscTru1.hap1, whole genome shotgun sequence includes:
- the LOC142498906 gene encoding uncharacterized protein LOC142498906, with protein sequence MWDQIILAVSACGNHVRDRANCRKRFNDIRANLKKKIQAQRMHASGTGGGPPAQSLILTPLEEQMWEKFLPFIVEGLPGDRDIGIYSAPFPPVAPEAHVSPDTEHVSSPGSSSSSSSMEEPDVATQGQIHSSDHEDVPTPGLTQHSSPPARDTYSAIAASEERILGEENCRHSEMMSVLERMISLQERTISQMSQIERVIIQVPKEIQNVNRTLQAIVVNLSQANQLRITAREQQFHLTPYED encoded by the exons atgtgggatcaaataatcttggctgtgtctgcgtgtgggaatcatgtcagggaccgggcgaattgtcggaagagattcaatgatatcagggcaaacttaaagaaaaaaatacaagcacaacggatgcatgcttctggcactggaggtgggccgccagcacaatctctaatcttaacaccattggaggagcagatgtgggaaaaatttcttcctttcatcgtggagggtttgcccggggacagagatatcggaatttattctgctccatttccaccag ttgctcctgaagctcatgtgtcacctgacactgaacatgtctcatcacctggctcatccagctcatcatcaagcatggaag aaccagatgttgccactcaaggacaaattcactcaagtgaccatgaagatgttcccactcctggattaacccagcattcaagtcctcctgctcgtgacacctactcagctattgcagcttctgaagaaagaatcttgggtgaagaaaattgtcgccattcagaaatgatgtcagtgcttgaaaggatgatatcactgcaggaaaggacaatatcacaaatgtcacaaattgaaagagttatcatccaagttcctaaagaaatccaaaatgtaaacaggacattacaagcaatagttgtgaatctaagccaagcaaatcagttgcgaattactgctagagaacaacaattccacttgaCCCCATATGAGGATTGA